The following proteins come from a genomic window of Planktothrix agardhii NIES-204:
- a CDS encoding CopG domain protein DNA-binding domain protein: MNNKKQTRKPLSDALAQEFVYGENSTPAVTPKPIEISEPQPIPQPETTFMDRLQVQPKEGTKRFTVDLPESTHRKLSMLAARTGRTKAEIVRLLLDEALENVQD; the protein is encoded by the coding sequence ATGAACAATAAAAAACAAACCCGTAAACCCTTGAGTGATGCCTTAGCCCAAGAATTTGTCTATGGAGAAAATTCAACACCGGCGGTAACTCCCAAACCGATTGAAATTTCCGAACCCCAACCCATTCCCCAACCAGAAACAACATTTATGGACAGATTACAAGTTCAACCCAAAGAAGGGACAAAACGCTTCACCGTCGATTTACCCGAATCCACCCATCGAAAATTATCAATGTTGGCGGCCAGGACAGGACGAACCAAAGCGGAAATCGTCAGACTCCTATTAGATGAAGCATTAGAGAATGTTCAGGATTAA